Proteins from a single region of Leptodactylus fuscus isolate aLepFus1 unplaced genomic scaffold, aLepFus1.hap2 HAP2_SCAFFOLD_167, whole genome shotgun sequence:
- the LOC142187286 gene encoding histone H2B type 1-O-like, with protein sequence MPDPAKSAPAPKKGSKKAVTKAQKKDGKKRKRARKESYAIYVYKVLKQVHPDTGISSKAMVVMNSFVNDIFERIAGEASRLAHYNKRSTITSREIQTAVRLLLPGELAKHAVSEGTKAVTKYTSAK encoded by the coding sequence atgcctgatcccgccaagtctgccccagcgcccaagaagggctccaagaaagccgtgaccaaggcccagaagaaggacggcaagaaGCGTAAGAGGGCCAGGAAGGAGAGCTATGCCATCTACGTGTACAAGGTGCTGAAGCAGGTCCACCCCGACACCGGTATCTCCTCCAAGGCCATGGTCGTCATGAATTCCTTCGTCAACGACATCTTCGAGCGCATCGCAGGAGAAGCCTCCCGCCTGGCTCACTACAACAAGcgctccaccatcacctcccgggagatccagaccgccgtgcgcctgctgctgcccggagagttggccaagcacgccgtgtccgagggcaccaaggccgtcaccaagtacaccagcgccaagtaa
- the LOC142187281 gene encoding histone H2A type 2-B, with the protein MSGRGKQGGKARAKAKTRSSRAGLQFPVGRVHRLLRKGNYAERVGAGAPVYLAAVLEYLTAEILELAGNAARDNKKTRIIPRHLQLAVRNDEELNKLLGGVTIAQGGVLPNIQAVLLPKKTESSKPSKSK; encoded by the coding sequence ATGTCTGGACGCGGCAAGCAAGGAGGCAAAGCTCGTGCTAAGGCCAAGACTCGCTCATCCCGGGCGGGACTTCAGTTCCCCGTCGGTCGTGTGCACAGGCTTCTCCGCAAGGGCAACTACGCCGAGAGGGTTGGTGCTGGTGCTCCCGTCTACCTGGCGGCCGTACTGGAGTATCTGACCGCTGAGATCCTGGAGTTGGCTGGTAATGCTGCACGGGACAACAAGAAGACCCGCATCATCCCCCGTCACCTGCAGCTGGCCGTGCGCAATGACGAGGAGCTGAACAAACTGCTGGGTGGCGTGACCATCGCCCAGGGAGGCGTCCTGCCCAACATCCAGGCCGTGCTGCTGCCCAAGAAGACCGAGAGCAGCAAGCCCAGCAAGAGCAAGTGA
- the LOC142187289 gene encoding histone H3: protein MARTKQTARKSTGGKAPRKQLATKAARKSAPATGGVKKPHRYRPGTVALREIRRYQKSTELLIRKLPFQRLVREIAQDFKTDLRFQSSAVMALQEASEAYLVGLFEDTNLCAIHAKRVTIMPKDIQLARRIRGERA from the coding sequence ATGGCCAGAACCAAGCAGACTGCCCGCAAATCCACCGGAGGGAAAGCTCCCCGCAAGCAGCTGGCCACTAAGGCCGCCAGGAAGAGCGCTCCCGCCACCGGCGGAGTGAAGAAGCCTCACCGCTACCGCCCTGGTACAGTCGCTCTGCGTGAAATCCGCCGCTACCAGAAGTCCACCGAGCTGCTGATCCGTAAGCTTCCCTTCCAGCGCCTGGTCCGAGAGATCGCCCAGGACTTCAAGACGGATCTCCGCTTCCAGAGCTCCGCCGTCATGGCCCTGCAGGAAGCTAGCGAGGCTTACCTGGTCGGGCTCTTTGAGGACACCAACCTGTGCGCCATCCACGCCAAGAGGGTCACCATCATGCCCAAAGACATCCAGCTGGCCCGCAGGATTCGTGGGGAGAGGGCTTAG
- the LOC142187287 gene encoding histone H2B type 1-O-like: MPDPAKSAPAPKKGSKKAVTKAQKKDGKKRKRARRESYAIYVYKVLKQVHPDTGISSKAMSIMNSFVNDVFERIAGEASRLAHYNKRSTITSREIQTAVRLLLPGELAKHAVSEGTKAVTKYTSAK, encoded by the coding sequence ATGCCTGATCCCGCCAAGTCTGCCCCAGCGCCCAAGAAGGGCTCCAAGAAAGCCGTGACCAAGgcccagaagaaggacggcaagaagcgtaagagggccaggagggagagctaTGCCATCTACGTGTACAAGGTGCTGAAGCAGGTCCACCCCGACACCGGCATTTCTTCCAAGGCCATGAGCATCATGAATTCCTTCGTCAACGACGTCTTTGAGCGCATCGCAGGAGAAGCCTCCCGCCTGGCTCACTATAACAAGcgctccaccatcacctcccgggagatccagaccgccgtgcgcctgctgctgcccggagagttggccaagcacgccgtgtccgagggcaccaaggccgtcaccaagtacaccagcgccaagtaa
- the LOC142187279 gene encoding histone H4: MSGRGKGGKGLGKGGAKRHRKVLRDNIQGITKPAIRRLARRGGVKRISGLIYEETRGVLKVFLENVIRDAVTYTEHAKRKTVTAMDVVYALKRQGRTLYGFGG, translated from the coding sequence atgtccggtcgcggtaaaggagggaaaggtctcggcaagggcggtgccaagcggcacaggaaggtgctccgggataacatccagggcatcaccaagcctgccatccgccgtctagctcgcagaggaggcgtcaagcgcatctccggtctcatctatgaggaaactcgcggtgtcctgaaagtcttcctggagaacgtcatccgtgacgccgtcacctacaccgagcacgccaagaggaagaccgtcaccgccatggacgtggtgtacgcgctcaagcgccagggccgcactctctacggcttcggaggttaa
- the LOC142187280 gene encoding histone H1.03-like: protein MAETAPAAAAAPPPAEPAAKSKKQPKKAAAGGAKKSKKSSGPTVSELIVKAVSASKERSGVSVAALKKVLTAGGYDTDKNRSRVKLGLKALVTKGTLIQVKGSGASGSFKLNKKQAESKDKAAKKKPAAAKPKKAAAKKPAAKSPKKAPTAAKSPKKAKKPAAAAKKAAKSPKKPKAAPKAKKVTKSPAKKAAKPKAAKSPAKKAAKPKAAKSPAKKAAKAKKPAAKK from the coding sequence ATGGCAGAAACCGCgcccgccgccgccgctgctccccctcccgcCGAACCGGCCGCCAAATCCAAGAAGCAGCCGAAGAAAGCAGCCGCAGGGGGCGCCAAGAAGAGCAAGAAATCCTCCGGTCCCACCGTGTCCGAGCTGATCGTCAAAGCCGTGTCCGCCTCCAAGGAGCGCAGTGGGGTGTCTGTGGCCGCCCTGAAGAAGGTGCTGACTGCTGGCGGCTACGATACAGACAAGAACCGCAGCCGTGTCAAGCTGGGCCTTAAGGCTCTGGTGACCAAGGGAACCCTGATCCAGGTGAAAGGCAGCGGCGCCTCCGGCTCCTTCAAGCTGAACAAGAAGCAGGCGGAGAGTAAGGACAAGGCGGCCAAGAAGAAGCCTGCAGCGGCCAAGCCCAAGAAAGCTGCCGCCAAGAAGCCCGCGGCTAAGTCTCCTAAGAAGGCGCCGACCGCGGCCAAGAGCCCGAAGAAAGCCAAGAAGCCTGCCGCGGCCGCCAAGAAAGCGGCCAAGAGCCCCAAGAAGCCGAAGGCGGCTCCTAAAGCCAAGAAGGTGACGAAGAGCCCGGCTAAGAAGGCGGCTAAGCCCAAAGCTGCCAAGAGTCCGGCTAAGAAGGCGGCCAAGCCCAAAGCTGCCAAGAGTCCGGCTAAGAAGGCTGCTAAAGCCAAGAAGCCCGCGGCTAAGAAATAA